DNA from Lentilitoribacter sp. Alg239-R112:
ACCAATCCTATCTATGCAGGACGCATACGCCACAAAGATACAGTTTATAATGGTCAGCATCCAGCTATCATCAACCCAGAGATATGGGATGAAGTTCAATCTCAACTACAAACGGATGCGCGTAAAACCAGAACCAAACAGACTAGCTCTGTTGATCCATCAAAGCTTCTTGGCAAGATCTTTGATGAGAATGGTGCCCGCCTTACACCGAGCCACTCAAAGAAAGGCAAACGGCGTTATCGCTATTATGTGTCTCACCATCTTATTCAAGATACCAACAAACCGTCAGATCAAACGAATTCATTAAACAAAGGGAACAGCAAACCTAACTGGCGACTTCCAGCAAAGCACTTTGAAGATATGATTGGAATGGTAATCATGGATCACCTTACCAAGAACCAACACAAGTTACTGGCAGAAAACGCTCCTACGGAACAAGTCAAGTCACTCTCGGAAACCATCAAATCCATTACGCACAAGAGTGATAAATCTCAACAGCTGAAACTCAACCATTTTGAATTGATCGAGCGCATTGATCTGCAAGCTGGATCTATCACTATAAAACTCAACGGAGAAGAAACTACAACGCAGCTTTCGATCGATCACAAACTAACCAATGAAGACATGCTCACGTTCGGGACTCCATTCCAATACAGAAAACGTGGTGTTGAGACCAAATTCACTATTGGAAATCAGATTACAAACCATGATGAGATACTTGTTAGAAACCTAGCCCAAGCACATCATTTTATGGATCAGCTTAAATTGGGAAGAAGTCCTGAACAGATTGCGCAAACCTATTCTATCAAATCAAAAACAACGATCACTGCTAGGCCTGTTTCTCTTCTTATCAAACTGGCCTGCCTAGCACCTGATATCACAGATACTATCCTTCAAGGTCTTCAGCCACATGGCCTCACATCAGCAAAGTTACTCAAATCACACCTTCCCTTTGATTGGGAAGAACAGCGTGAGATGGTTCGCAAATTCGTCTAAACTAAGATCTGCATTTTATTCCCAGCCCATGGTCATAAATATATTTGCATGACCTAAGCATCAGCGATCAATCAACGCGATGCAAAACTCCCAAACCTGCACCTCCAAACATTCCGACAGAGACTTTTTATAAACTCGCGCGCCAATACGCCCATTTATCGCATATTTATAGCGTAGACATAAAAACAAACCCATGAATTCATTATGAAATT
Protein-coding regions in this window:
- a CDS encoding recombinase family protein, which codes for MKKIRCAIYTRKSSEEGLDQDFNSLDAQREACAAYVASQKHEGWVLLPDHYDDGGISGGTMDRPALQRLLNDIDEGLVDQIIVYKIDWLTRSLSDFAKLVDQLDAAEASFVSVTQSFNTSTSMGRLTLNVLLSFAQFEREITAEWIRDKISASKKKGLWMGGSVPIGYVADGRSLKIDEKEAETIRIIYSLYRKHGNIRLVKDEVDKLGLRSKSRLITKKPIDGERHPKQIGDVSFGKGHIHFILTNPIYAGRIRHKDTVYNGQHPAIINPEIWDEVQSQLQTDARKTRTKQTSSVDPSKLLGKIFDENGARLTPSHSKKGKRRYRYYVSHHLIQDTNKPSDQTNSLNKGNSKPNWRLPAKHFEDMIGMVIMDHLTKNQHKLLAENAPTEQVKSLSETIKSITHKSDKSQQLKLNHFELIERIDLQAGSITIKLNGEETTTQLSIDHKLTNEDMLTFGTPFQYRKRGVETKFTIGNQITNHDEILVRNLAQAHHFMDQLKLGRSPEQIAQTYSIKSKTTITARPVSLLIKLACLAPDITDTILQGLQPHGLTSAKLLKSHLPFDWEEQREMVRKFV